A window of the Kosakonia radicincitans DSM 16656 genome harbors these coding sequences:
- the pldB gene encoding lysophospholipase L2 encodes MFRQKTAWETREKAFAAFTTGPLMDFWRSREEAVFTGVDNVPVSFVRFRDRRHDRVIVICPGRIESYVKYAELAYDLFYLGYDVLIIDHRGQGRSGRMLADTHRGHVVNFSDYVDDLAAFWQQEVADGPWRKRYILAHSMGGAIATLFLQRYPHVCDAIALCAPMFGIIIRLPEWMVRPLLDWAESYPRLRDNYAIGTGSWRALPFAINVLTHSRERYRRNLRFYADEPTLRVGGPTWHWVREGILAGEHALAGAANDDTPTLIIQAEEEHVVDNRMQQRFCEIRAAAGHPCEGGKPFVIPGAYHEILFEKDAMRSVALNAIVEFFDRHN; translated from the coding sequence ATGTTTCGGCAAAAAACGGCCTGGGAAACCAGAGAAAAAGCGTTCGCGGCATTTACCACCGGGCCGCTGATGGATTTCTGGCGCTCGCGTGAAGAAGCCGTGTTTACCGGTGTCGATAATGTACCCGTCAGTTTTGTCCGCTTTCGCGATCGTCGCCACGATCGGGTGATTGTGATTTGTCCGGGCCGCATTGAAAGTTATGTCAAATACGCCGAACTGGCGTATGACCTGTTCTACCTCGGTTACGATGTGTTGATTATCGATCACCGCGGGCAGGGGCGTTCCGGGAGAATGTTGGCGGATACGCACCGGGGTCATGTGGTCAACTTTAGCGATTATGTTGATGATTTGGCGGCATTCTGGCAGCAGGAAGTCGCCGACGGACCCTGGCGTAAACGTTATATCCTGGCGCATTCGATGGGCGGCGCGATCGCCACGCTCTTCTTACAGCGTTATCCGCATGTCTGTGATGCTATTGCCCTGTGCGCGCCGATGTTCGGCATTATCATTCGCCTGCCGGAGTGGATGGTACGCCCGCTGCTTGACTGGGCGGAAAGCTATCCGCGTCTTCGCGACAATTACGCTATCGGCACCGGAAGCTGGCGCGCATTGCCGTTCGCGATTAACGTGCTGACCCACAGCCGCGAGCGTTACCGGCGCAATCTGCGTTTTTATGCCGACGAACCGACGCTGCGTGTGGGCGGGCCGACGTGGCACTGGGTGCGCGAAGGCATTCTGGCCGGAGAACACGCGCTGGCAGGGGCGGCAAACGATGACACCCCAACATTAATTATTCAGGCAGAAGAGGAGCACGTGGTGGATAACCGCATGCAACAACGCTTCTGCGAAATTCGCGCTGCGGCGGGCCACCCTTGTGAAGGGGGAAAACCGTTTGTTATACCCGGCGCGTACCATGAGATCCTTTTCGAAAAGGACGCTATGCGCTCGGTCGCGCTCAACGCCATCGTCGAATTCTTCGACCGGCATAACTAA
- the rhtB gene encoding homoserine/homoserine lactone efflux protein, with protein MTFEWWFAYLLTSIILSLSPGSGAINTMTTSIGYGYRGAAASIAGLQTGLGIHIVLVGVGLGTLFSRSVLAFEVLKWAGAAYLIWLGIQQWRAAGAIDLNTLAKTQSRGRLFKRAVFVNLTNPKSIVFLAALFPQFIVPHQPQVMQYVVLGVTTIVVDIIVMIGYATLAQRIAGWIKGPHQMKALNKVFGSLFVLVGALLASARHA; from the coding sequence ATGACCTTCGAATGGTGGTTCGCCTACCTGCTGACTTCAATCATTTTAAGTCTCTCGCCCGGTTCCGGTGCGATTAACACCATGACCACGTCCATTGGCTACGGCTATCGCGGCGCAGCGGCTTCTATTGCCGGATTGCAGACCGGGCTTGGCATTCATATCGTGCTGGTCGGTGTCGGGCTGGGTACGCTGTTTTCTCGTTCCGTGCTGGCGTTTGAAGTGCTGAAATGGGCGGGCGCAGCCTACCTGATTTGGCTGGGTATTCAGCAGTGGCGCGCCGCAGGCGCTATCGATCTCAATACGCTGGCGAAAACCCAGTCGCGCGGTCGGCTGTTTAAGCGGGCGGTATTCGTTAATCTGACCAACCCGAAAAGCATCGTTTTTCTTGCCGCCCTATTCCCGCAATTTATCGTGCCGCATCAGCCGCAGGTGATGCAGTATGTGGTGCTGGGGGTAACAACGATCGTCGTCGACATCATTGTCATGATTGGTTACGCGACGCTGGCGCAGCGCATTGCTGGCTGGATCAAAGGCCCGCACCAGATGAAGGCGCTGAATAAGGTATTTGGTTCGCTGTTCGTGCTGGTCGGCGCGTTGCTGGCTTCTGCCCGCCACGCCTGA
- the rhtC gene encoding threonine export protein RhtC yields the protein MLMLFLTVALVHIVALMSPGPDFFFVSQTAVSRSRKEAMMGVFGITCGVMVWAGVALLGLNLILEKMAWLHSIIMVGGGLYLCWMGYQMLRGALKKDQKPADAPKVELATSSGRSFLKGLLTNLANPKAIIYFGSVFSLFVGDGVGTSARWGIFVLIALETLAWFTVVASLFALPAMRRGYQRLAKWIDGFAGALFAGFGIHLIISR from the coding sequence ATGTTGATGTTATTTCTTACCGTGGCGCTGGTGCATATCGTTGCCCTGATGAGCCCCGGCCCGGATTTCTTCTTCGTTTCGCAAACCGCCGTTAGCCGCTCGCGCAAAGAGGCGATGATGGGCGTGTTCGGCATCACTTGTGGCGTAATGGTGTGGGCTGGCGTGGCGCTGCTCGGCCTGAACTTGATCCTCGAAAAAATGGCGTGGTTGCACAGCATTATTATGGTCGGCGGTGGTCTTTATCTGTGCTGGATGGGCTACCAGATGCTGCGCGGCGCGCTGAAGAAAGATCAGAAACCGGCTGATGCGCCGAAAGTAGAGCTGGCAACCAGCAGCGGTCGCAGCTTTCTGAAAGGGTTACTGACCAATCTGGCGAACCCGAAAGCCATTATCTACTTCGGCTCGGTGTTTTCACTGTTTGTCGGCGATGGCGTCGGCACCAGCGCGCGCTGGGGTATTTTCGTGCTGATTGCGCTGGAAACGCTGGCCTGGTTTACCGTCGTCGCCAGCCTGTTCGCACTGCCGGCAATGCGTCGCGGTTATCAGCGTCTGGCAAAATGGATTGACGGTTTTGCCGGCGCGCTGTTTGCTGGCTTCGGCATCCATCTGATTATTTCCCGTTAA